The DNA window GACAATGTCTAATTTTTATAAAACAGTTACAATTTCGCTAAATAAATCGTAAAAACAATGACTTTTTCCAAGCTATACCTACGTTTCAGATGGCCAGCCATAGGGTGAAACATCAAATGGCTGAGGCTGATCAAAAATCAAATTACTCAGTATCTTAGCGCTTCCCGGTGCCATAGTGACGCCATAACGAAAATGGCCGCTATTCACATACAGGTTTTCAATATCAGGATGCCGGGCAATGATCGGGATGTTATCAGGCGAACCGGGCCGCAACCCGGCCCAGTGCTTCACTGGGTTCTCATTCTTTAAACGAGGAAAAATACGTGCCGCTGCTGCATGAAGTTGCTTTGCCGCTTCTTCGGTTGTGGATTTATCAAAACCCACATCTTCGAGTGTACTTCCAACCAGAATGTGACCGTCCCTACGTGGAATCAAATAAACGCCACTCTGCAATACAATATGAGAAAGTGCACTTGGTTCGAGCTTAAACAATAGCATTTGACCCCGTATAGGCTTAATATTTAGAGCTCCGCTTTTTGAGCCAAACAACTCCCTGCTCCAGGCGCCTCCAGCCACAATGTATTGAGAAGCAGACACGCTCTCTTCAGCAACTTTCATTGCTGATACCTTATTCCCATCATATTCAATTGCCGATACTTGCGTATACGGTCTGATCTCCACACCCAGCATTTCAAGGCGCTTTACCAATGCCTTAATCAAGAGCGGGTTTCGCACCTGATTCACTTTGGGCAACCATAGAGAATTACTATGTTGAGTTAGCACAGGCATCACTGATTGCGTTGCTACCCGGGAAGCTTCCCAGTCGTTATCCCGGCACCAATTTCGTGCTTTCTCTGCATCAAATGGCGGCAAAACCAGCATACCACTC is part of the Sulfurirhabdus autotrophica genome and encodes:
- the thiO gene encoding glycine oxidase ThiO, with product MNLDFIIVGGGVIGCATALEMALQGARVTMLDRGLVGSESSWAGGGILSPLLPWDYLPPVTRLTQWSTSLYLNWVSELLGSTGVDPEFAESGMLVLPPFDAEKARNWCRDNDWEASRVATQSVMPVLTQHSNSLWLPKVNQVRNPLLIKALVKRLEMLGVEIRPYTQVSAIEYDGNKVSAMKVAEESVSASQYIVAGGAWSRELFGSKSGALNIKPIRGQMLLFKLEPSALSHIVLQSGVYLIPRRDGHILVGSTLEDVGFDKSTTEEAAKQLHAAAARIFPRLKNENPVKHWAGLRPGSPDNIPIIARHPDIENLYVNSGHFRYGVTMAPGSAKILSNLIFDQPQPFDVSPYGWPSET